Proteins encoded by one window of Hafnia alvei:
- a CDS encoding DUF1480 family protein — MGKSFVRIGIFEVEDAELSKTPDSQLKSHTLSIPCKSNTDLCMQLDGWDEQTTVPALLDGKNALLYRNHYDRQSDAWVMRFA, encoded by the coding sequence ATGGGAAAATCATTCGTTCGAATCGGGATTTTTGAAGTGGAAGATGCTGAACTGTCAAAAACGCCAGATAGCCAATTGAAGAGCCACACACTGAGTATTCCCTGCAAGTCGAATACAGACCTTTGCATGCAGTTGGACGGCTGGGATGAGCAAACCACCGTTCCCGCGCTGTTAGATGGCAAAAACGCGTTGCTTTACCGCAACCATTACGATCGCCAGAGCGACGCTTGGGTCATGCGTTTTGCATAA
- a CDS encoding methyl-accepting chemotaxis protein: MYTQLKRWFGYKQERLLKQKPAALATAAKFVAIDSQEPVQKSYGELLCHSFLSGIGAIEIIRDSLLHSSQSLMQELVTVDELNHKNEQAREGMGRLSELVNLIEQHSGESIGYIDELIAVLKGINNNIDAINKLSKQTNLLAINSAIEAAHVGGRGAGFSVIAKEIKQLSSEIQLQAGNITALTQDINQHAKSVSASVGENNQSTHDIRHATEQACQMLQQVIELSAHMQEIIRFIATQQFLNTVKLDHVIWKVKVYELILHRDEVAEVNSHTDCRLGKWFYGDAGREFSHLSSFAQLEAPHAEVHRSGREALVAFRAGDDERLKISLATMEHASTLVIKRIDELLLQIGPH, from the coding sequence ATGTATACGCAATTAAAGCGATGGTTTGGGTATAAACAGGAACGGCTCTTAAAGCAGAAACCAGCAGCGTTGGCGACAGCGGCGAAATTTGTGGCAATAGACTCTCAGGAGCCCGTGCAGAAGTCATATGGCGAATTGCTATGTCATAGTTTTCTGTCGGGTATTGGCGCAATAGAAATTATTCGAGATTCGCTGCTGCACTCCAGCCAAAGCTTAATGCAAGAATTAGTGACGGTTGATGAGCTTAATCATAAGAATGAACAGGCACGCGAGGGAATGGGGCGGCTTTCTGAATTGGTGAACCTTATTGAGCAGCATTCTGGTGAGAGTATCGGCTACATTGACGAACTGATTGCTGTGCTTAAGGGGATTAATAACAATATTGATGCCATTAATAAGCTCTCGAAACAGACCAATCTGTTGGCGATCAACTCAGCCATCGAGGCCGCCCATGTTGGCGGGCGAGGGGCCGGATTCTCTGTTATTGCAAAAGAAATTAAACAACTCTCTTCGGAAATTCAGCTTCAGGCGGGAAATATAACCGCTCTGACGCAGGACATTAATCAGCATGCGAAAAGCGTGAGCGCAAGCGTTGGGGAAAATAATCAGTCCACTCATGATATTCGCCACGCGACGGAGCAGGCTTGCCAGATGTTGCAGCAGGTTATTGAGCTTTCAGCCCACATGCAGGAAATCATTCGCTTTATTGCGACCCAACAGTTTCTGAATACGGTTAAGCTCGATCACGTCATTTGGAAAGTCAAAGTGTATGAGCTGATCTTGCACCGCGATGAGGTTGCAGAAGTTAACAGCCATACAGATTGCCGCTTAGGGAAATGGTTCTATGGAGATGCGGGGCGGGAGTTTTCTCACCTTAGCAGCTTTGCGCAGCTCGAAGCACCGCACGCTGAGGTGCATCGTTCAGGGCGAGAAGCATTGGTGGCATTTAGAGCGGGCGATGATGAACGTTTAAAGATAAGTTTAGCTACTATGGAACACGCCAGCACGTTAGTCATTAAGCGTATAGATGAACTTTTGCTGCAAATCGGCCCACATTAG
- a CDS encoding DUF1482 family protein — protein sequence MYALVMMVCYLNGPCENLYLGGFDTEEQCVREMNVQRIQRGGCIPLENVLDDFWQPATRAADFPRLF from the coding sequence ATGTACGCACTCGTGATGATGGTCTGCTATCTCAACGGTCCCTGTGAAAATTTATACCTTGGTGGTTTTGATACTGAAGAGCAATGTGTGCGCGAAATGAATGTGCAGCGAATTCAACGTGGGGGATGTATCCCGCTTGAAAATGTCTTAGACGATTTTTGGCAGCCAGCAACCCGCGCTGCTGACTTCCCTCGCCTGTTCTAA